One stretch of Euphorbia lathyris chromosome 7, ddEupLath1.1, whole genome shotgun sequence DNA includes these proteins:
- the LOC136201119 gene encoding protein GIGANTEA, giving the protein MATSSERWIDGLHFSSLFWPPPQDAQQRKAQITAYVEYFGQFTSEQFPDDIAELIRNRYPSKEKRLFDDVLATFVLYHPEHGHAVVLPIISCLIDGTLVYDRSSPPFASFISLVCPSSENEYSEQWALACGEILRILTHYNRPIYKMEQQNNETDKSGGNHATTSGSINGTSCHTTLVQQERKPLRPLSPWITDILLAAPLGIRSDYFRWCSGVMGKYAAGELKPPTTASSRGSGKHPQLMPSTPRWAVANGAGVILSVCDDEVARYETATLTAAAVPALLLPPPTTALDEHLVAGLPALEPYARLFHRYYAIATPSATQRLLLGLLEAPPSWAPDALDAAVQLVELLRAAEDYASGIRLPRNWMHLHFLRAIGTAMSMRAGIAADAAAALLFRVLSQPALLFPPLRQVDGVELQHEPLGGYISSYRKQIEVPAAEATIEATAQGIASMLCAHGPEVEWRICTIWEAAYGLIPLGSSAVDLPEIIVATPLQPPILSWNLYIPLLKVLEYLPRGSPSEACLMKIFVATVEAILQRTFPPETSREQTRKARYLLGMGSASKNLAVAELRTMVHSLFLESCASIELSSRLLFVVLTVCVSHEAQSGGSKRPRGEESSQPEENTEDSQLTSQMQSKRRSRKVKKQGPVAAFDSYVLAAVCALACELQLFPFISRGSNHSSSKDTLAVAADSVKLNGAINEFQSSLDSAVHHTHRILAILEALFSLKPSSVGTSWGYSSNEIVAAAMVAAHVSELFRRSKACMHALSVLMRCKFDNEIYTRASSLYNLIDFHSKAVASIVTKAEPLEAHLHVQVWKDSLVHFDSKKRNKSSSIGFCDSGEASSSQYEESGSESKIRRERSPNAEQSSGSSFEKGLAGFPTEASDLANFLTMDRHIGFSCSAQVLLRSVLVEKQELCFSVVSLLWHKLIAAPETQPSAESTSAQQGWRQVVDALCNVVSASPTKAAAAVVLQADRELQPWIAKDDDRGQKMWRINQRIVSLIVELMRNHDRPESLVILASASDLLLRATDGMLVDGEACTLPQLELLEATARAVQLVLEWGESGFAVADGLSNLLKCRLPATVRCLSHPSAHVRALSSSVLRSILHSGSIRPAVSNQIERNGNNGPSYQYLKVEVLDWQADVEKCLRWEAHSRLATGMAIHYLDTAAKELGCTISI; this is encoded by the exons atggcTACTTCTTCTGAGAGATGGATTGATGGTCTTCATTTTTCATCATTGTTTTGGCCACCTCCACAAGATGCTCAACAACGAAAG GCACAAATTACTGCTTATGTTGAGTACTTTGGGCAGTTCACATCTGAACAATTTCCTGATGATATTGCTGAG CTGATTCGTAATCGTTATCCATCAAAGGAGAAACGCCTTTTTGACGATGTATTGG CCACATTTGTCCTCTATCATCCGGAGCACGGGCATGCTGTTGTTCTTCCAATCATTTCATGTTTAATTGATGGCACACTGGTGTATGATAGGAGTAGTCCACCATTTGCGTCTTTCATTTCCTTAGTTTGCCCAAGTAGTGAG AATGAATATTCTGAACAATGGGCTCTAGCTTGTGGAGAGATTTTGCGAATTTTGACTCATTACAATCGTCCAATTTACAAGATGGAACAGCAGAACAATGAAACAGATAAAAGTGGTGGCAACCATGCTACAACTAGTGGCTCAATAAATGGGACTTCCTGCCACACAACTTTGGTACAGCAGGAGAGGAAACCTTTAAGGCCTTTGTCTCCCTGGATTACTGACATATTACTTGCTGCACCACTGGGCATCAGAAGTGACTACTTCCGTTG GTGCAGTGGTGTTATGGGAAAATATGCTGCTGGAGAGCTCAAGCCGCCAACAACTG CTTCATCTCGTGGATCTGGGAAACATCCTCAGCTCATGCCATCAACACCAAGATGGGCTGTAGCAAATGGTGCTGGGGTTATACTAAGTGTGTGTGATGATGAAGTAGCTCGCTATGAGACTGCCACCTTAACTGCAGCAGCTGTCCCTGCACTTCTGCTTCCCCCTCCAACAACAGCTTTGGATGAACATCTGGTTGCTGGGCTACCTGCTCTTGAACCATATGCACGTCTGTTTCATAG GTATTATGCCATTGCAACTCCAAGTGCAACCCAACGACTTCTTCTTGGTCTTTTAGAAGCACCGCCTTCATGGGCTCCAGATGCACTTGATGCTGCTGTACAGCTTGTGGAACTCCTTCGAGCTGCCGAAGATTATGCATCTGGCATTAGG CTTCCCAGGAATTGGATGCACTTGCATTTCTTGCGGGCAATTGGAACTGCAATGTCCATGCGAGCAGGCATAGCAGCTGATGCTGCTGCAGCTTTACTTTTCCGTGTACTTTCACAGCCTGCGTTGCTTTTTCCTCCGCTAAGACAAGTTGATGGTGTTGAACTGCAGCATGAACCGTTAGGTGGTTATATTTCAAGCTATAGAAAACAG ATAGAAGTTCCTGCAGCTGAAgccactattgaagcaactgcgcaGGGAATTGCATCTATGCTTTGTGCCCATGGTCCTGAGGTTGAATGGAGAATTTGCACCATCTGGGAAGCTGCTTATGGACTAATTCCTTTAGGATCCTCAGCAGTTGATCTTCCTGAAATCATAGTGGCAACTCCATTGCAGCCTCCTATATTATCATGGAATCTGTATATACCTCTCCTTAAGGTCTTGGAGTACCTTCCGCGAGGAAGTCCATCTGAAGCATGTCTGATGAAGATATTTGTTGCTACTGTAGAAGCTATTCTCCAGAGAACATTCCCACCTGAGACTTCCAGAGAACAGACCAGAAAAGCAAGATATCTGCTTGGCATGGGATCTGCCTCTAAAAACCTTGCTGTGGCAGAGCTTCGTACAATGGTCCATTCACTCTTTTTGGAATCATGTGCCTCTATAGAGCTATCTTCACGTCTGCTATTTGTTGTGTTAACTGTGTGTGTTAGTCATGAAGCTCAATCCGGTGGCAGCAAGAGGCCAAGAGGCGAGGAAAGTTCCCAACCAGAAGAGAACACTGAGGACTCCCAACTAACATCTCAAATGCAAAGCAAACGGAGATCAAGAAAGGTGAAAAAACAAGGTCCTGTTGCAGCATTTGATTCCTATGTTCTGGCTGCCGTATGTGCTCTTGCTTGTGAGCTTCAATTGTTCCCTTTTATTTCAAGGGGAAGCAATCATTCAAGTTCTAAGGATACACTGGCTGTGGCAGCAGATTCTGTAAAACTAAATGGAGCTATTAATGAGTTCCAAAGTAGTCTTGACTCTGCGGTTCATCACACTCATAGAATCTTAGCAATTTTGGAAGCGCTTTTTTCTTTGAAACCATCTTCTGTTGGTACCTCTTGGGGTTACAGTTCAAATGAGATTGTAGCTGCAGCTATGGTAGCTGCTCATGTTTCTGAACTATTCAGAAGGTCAAAGGCTTGCATGCATGCTCTTTCTGTTTTAATGCGGTGCAAGTTTGATAATGAAATTTACACCAGGGCATCATCACTATATAACCTCATTGATTTTCACAGTAAAGCTGTGGCATCCATAGTTACCAAGGCTGAGCCATTAGAGGCACATTTGCATGTACAAGTATGGAAAGATTCCCTTGTGCATTTTGATAGCAAAAAGCGAAACAAAAGTTCAAGCATTGGCTTTTGTGATTCAGGGGAAGCATCTTCCTCACAATACGAAGAATCAGGTTCAGAAAGTAAAATTAGAAGAGAGAGATCACCTAATGCAGAACAGAGTTCAGGAAGTAGCTTTGAAAAGGGTCTTGCAGGTTTTCCGACAGAGGCTTCAGATTTGGCCAATTTCTTAACAATGGACAGGCACATTGGATTCAGTTGCAGTGCACAAGTTCTCTTAAGATCAGTGCTTGTGGAGAAACAAGAGTTATGTTTTTCCGTTGTCTCACTGCTTTGGCACAAGTTGATTGCAGCACCTGAAACTCAACCCAGCGCAGAAAGCACCTCTGCTCAACAAGGATGGAGACAG GTCGTTGATGCATTATGCAACGTTGTATCAGCATCGCCCACAAAAGCAGCAGCTGCAGTTGTGCTTCAG GCTGATAGGGAATTACAACCTTGGATTGCCAAAGATGATGACCGAGGGCAGAAGATGTGGAGAATTAACCAAAGAATAGTTAGTTTGATTGTGGAATTAATGAGAAATCATGATAGACCAGAATCCTTGGTAATTTTAGCAAGCGCATCAGACCTTCTTCTACGTGCCACGGATGGGATGCTTGTTGATGGAGAAGCTTGCACTTTACCGCAACTCGAG TTACTAGAAGCTACAGCTAGAGCAGTTCAGCTTGTGCTGGAGTGGGGAGAATCTGGATTTGCAGTTGCAGATGGCCTTTCAAACTTATTAAAG TGTCGACTACCAGCTACCGTGCGATGCCTTTCTCATCCGAGTGCCCACGTACGCGCTCTGAGCTCATCAGTTCTTCGAAGTATTCTGCATTCTGGATCAATAAGACCTGCTGTCTCTAACCAAATAGAAAGAAATGGGAATAACGGTCCGAGTTACCAGTACTTAAAAGTAGAGGTGCTTGATTGGCAGGCTGATGTAGAGAAATGCTTGAGATGGGAAGCTCATAGCCGACTAGCGACAGGAATGGCCATACACTATCTGGATACTGCTGCCAAGGAATTAGGTTGTACTATTTCCATTTGA